In Dyadobacter sp. NIV53, a single window of DNA contains:
- a CDS encoding phosphatidylinositol-specific phospholipase C/glycerophosphodiester phosphodiesterase family protein, whose protein sequence is MKYIIFTIAVFFFWNNALLAQTISAYTTAQAHSHNDYEQKRAFQEAYEQQFGSIEADLFLVNDTLYTAHTIDDITKDRTFEKLYLRPILAAVEKNGGGVYPQQDVILQLLIDLKTPAEETLGALVKLLEPHKQLFSSKSSVKIVVSGNTPQPEKFAQYPSYIYFDGRPEIAYTAPQLERIGLISQSFEKYSKWNGEGPIPEKDKKSLTKVITKTHDLGKKIRFWATPDNINSWKTMMALKVDFLNTDKVVQMGDYLRTAPH, encoded by the coding sequence ATGAAATATATAATTTTTACGATAGCAGTATTTTTCTTTTGGAACAATGCCCTGTTGGCTCAAACCATTTCTGCCTATACAACTGCACAAGCACACTCCCATAACGATTACGAACAAAAAAGAGCATTTCAGGAAGCATACGAACAGCAATTCGGATCTATTGAAGCGGATCTGTTCCTGGTAAATGATACACTCTACACTGCGCATACGATTGATGATATTACAAAGGACCGGACTTTTGAAAAACTTTATTTAAGGCCAATTCTGGCAGCCGTAGAAAAAAACGGAGGTGGCGTATATCCGCAACAGGATGTAATACTTCAGCTTTTGATCGATTTAAAAACACCTGCTGAAGAAACACTCGGTGCATTGGTAAAACTACTGGAACCACACAAGCAACTATTTTCATCAAAAAGCTCTGTAAAAATAGTTGTAAGCGGAAATACACCCCAACCCGAAAAATTCGCACAATATCCTTCCTATATTTATTTTGACGGGCGCCCCGAAATTGCTTACACCGCTCCGCAGCTGGAAAGGATTGGTTTGATAAGCCAGTCTTTCGAAAAGTATTCTAAATGGAATGGGGAAGGCCCAATTCCTGAAAAAGATAAAAAGTCCCTCACAAAGGTTATTACGAAAACGCATGATCTTGGCAAGAAAATCCGTTTCTGGGCAACTCCTGATAATATCAATTCGTGGAAAACCATGATGGCATTAAAAGTAGATTTTTTAAACACCGACAAAGTAGTGCAAATGGGTGATTATCTGAGAACTGCGCCACATTAA